The following coding sequences are from one Triticum aestivum cultivar Chinese Spring chromosome 5A, IWGSC CS RefSeq v2.1, whole genome shotgun sequence window:
- the LOC123102037 gene encoding phytoene synthase 2, chloroplastic, whose product MAGSSAVYTSCRPHARAFLLHPHPADQAQRGLLPAAAWRRGGAAPRASLVAARTATEEAVYEVVLRQAALVEDLQGRRAAREADAGRRRRWRDEQLEQEGDAELGWGLLGDAYDRCGEVCAEYAKTFYLGTQLMTPERRKAVWAIYVWCRRTDELVDGPNSSYITPKALDRWEKRLEDLFEGRPYDMYDAALSDTASKFPIDIQPFRDMIEGMRLDLWKSRYMTFDELYLYCYYVAGTVGLMTVPVMGIAPDSKASAESVYNAALALGIANQLTNILRDVGEDSRRGRIYLPLDELAQAGLTEEDIFRGKVTDKWRRFMKGQIQRARLFFDEAEKGVMHLDSASRWPVLASLWLYRQILDAIEANDYNNFTKRAYVGKAKKFLSLPAAYARAALSP is encoded by the exons ATGGCGGGATCCTCCGCCGTGTACACGTCCTGCAGGCCGCACGCGCGCGCCTTCCTCCTCCACCCCCACCCGGCCGACCAGGCCCAGCGGGGCCTGCTCCCGGCCGCGGcgtggaggcggggcggcgcggcgccgaGGGCCAGCCTGGTGGCAGCGCGGACGGCCACGGAGGAGGCGGTGTACGAGGTGGTGCTGCGGCAGGCCGCGCTGGTGGAGGACCTGCAGGGGCGCCGGGCGGCGCGGGAGGCCGacgccggccggcgccgccgctgGCGGGACGAGCAGCTGGAGCAGGAGGGCGACGCCGAGCTCGGCTGGGGCCTCCTCGGCGACGCCTACGACCGCTGCGGCGAGGTCTGCGCCGAGTACGCCAAGACCTTCTACCTCG GCACACAGCTTATGACTCCTGAAAGGCGCAAAGCCGTTTGGGCGATCTATG TATGGTGCAGGAGAACTGATGAGCTAGTGGATGGCCCTAACTCATCTTACATCACGCCCAAGGCGCTGGATCGGTGGGAGAAGAGATTAGAGGATCTCTTCGAAGGCCGCCCATATGATATGTACGACGCAGCCCTCTCTGACACGGCGTCAAAGTTTCCAATTGATATCCAG CCGTTCAGAGATATGATTGAAGGGATGAGGCTTGACCTTTGGAAATCGAGGTATATGACCTTTGACGAGCTTTACCTCTACTGCTACTACGTCGCTGGCACTGTCGGTCTCATGACGGTACCGGTGATGGGGATTGCTCCGGACTCAAAGGCCTCAGCAGAGAGCGTGTACAATGCCGCACTGGCCCTTGGCATTGCCAACCAGCTCACAAACATCCTCCGAGATGTAGGAGAAGA CTCAAGGAGGGGGAGAATATACCTTCCACTGGACGAACTGGCACAGGCGGGTCTGACAGAAGAGGACATATTCAGAGGGAAAGTGACGGATAAATGGAGGAGGTTCATGAAGGGCCAAATCCAGCGCGCCAGGCTCTTCTTTGATGAGGCCGAGAAGGGTGTCATGCATCTAGACTCTGCGAGCAGATggccg GTCCTGGCATCGCTGTGGCTGTACAGGCAGATCCTGGACGCCATCGAGGCGAACGACTACAACAACTTCACCAAGCGGGCTTACGTGGGCAAGGCGAAGAAGTTTCTGTCTCTACCGGCGGCGTACGCGAGGGCGGCTCTTTCGCCATGa